Proteins co-encoded in one Taeniopygia guttata chromosome 4, bTaeGut7.mat, whole genome shotgun sequence genomic window:
- the LCORL gene encoding ligand-dependent nuclear receptor corepressor-like protein isoform X3, with product MEKGTEGMAAAAPAPPAAASQCRSPRCTAERRGVRRELDSWRHRLMHCVGFESILEGLYGPRLRRDLSLFEDCEPEELTDWSMDEKCSFCNLHKETASDRASVFGSSQSTPTEELSSQGQSNTDKIECQAENYLNALFRKKDLPQNCDPNIPLVAQELMKKMIRQFAIEYISKSSKIQENRNGSSFEPSLMCKSIQMNQTENSLQEEQDSPLDLTVNRTQEQNTQQGDGVLDLSTKKSARLEEPKYDPLCSENSVSGRLHRNREDYVERSAEFADGLLSKALKDIQSGALDINKAGILYGIPQKTLLLHLEALPAGKPAPFKNKTRDFNDSYSFKDSKETCAVLQKVALWARAQAERTEKSKLSLLETSELKFPTASSYLHQLTLQRMVTQFKEKSENLQYETSSPTVQLKIPQLRISSVSKPQSDTAGLLDVMYHVSKTSSVLEGSALQKLKNILPKQNKIECSGPVTHSSVESYFLHGDLSPLCLNAKNGTVDGTSENTEDSLDRKDNKQPRKKRGRYRQYDHEIMEEAIAMVMSGKMSVSKAQGIYGVPHSTLEYKVKERSGTLKTPPKKKLRLPDTGLFNMTDSGTGSCKNSSKPV from the exons GTTTTGAAAGTATTTTAGAAGGGCTTTATGGACCAAGGCTACGAAGAGACCTCAGTTTATTTGAAG aCTGTGAGCCAGAAGAGCTAACTGACTGGTCTATGGATGAGAAATGTTCCTTTTGTAATTTACACAAAGAAACAGCCAGT GATCGTGCATCAGTTTTCGGTTCTTCACAGTCAACGCCTACAGAGGAACTGTCATCTCAGGGCCAGTCCAACACTGATAAGATTGAATGCCAAGCAGAAAACTATCTAAATGCACTCTTTCGAAAGAAAG atCTTCCTCAGAACTGTGATCCTAACATTCCCCTAGTTGCTCaggaattaatgaaaaaaatgatcCGTCAGTTTGCAATTGAGTACATTTCAAAAAGTAGCAAAATTCAAGAGAACAGAAATGGTTCATCATTTGAACCAAGTCTGATGTGTAAAAGTATCCAAATGAACCAAACGGAAAACTCCCTTCAGGAAGAACAGGATAGCCCTCTAGACCTCACTGTGAATCGAACTCAAGAACAGAATACTCAGCAAG GGGATGGAGTGCTAGATCTCTCTACAAAGAAAAGCGCAAGGTTGGAAGAACCAAAATATGATCCCTTGTGTTCTGAAAACTCAGTGTCTGG GAGACTACACAGAAACAGAGAGGACTATGTGGAAAGAAGTGCTGAGTTTGCAGATGGTTTGCTCTCAAAAGCTTTGAAAGACATTCAGTCTGGAGCACTGGACATAAATAAAGCAGGCATACTTTATGGCATACCTCAAAAAACTTTACTTCTCCACTTAGAAGCCTTACCAGCAGGAAAGCCtgcaccttttaaaaataaaactcgAGATTTCAATGATAGTTATTCATTTAAAGACAGTAAAGAAACTTGTGCAGTCCTACAAAAAGTAGCCTTGTGGGCAAGAGCTCAAGCAGAGCGCACAGAAAAAAGTAAACTCAGTCTACTTGAAACCTCAGAATTAAAATTCCCAACAGCTTCCAGTTACCTCCACCAGTTAACTCTACAGAGAATGGTCActcagtttaaagaaaaaagtgaaaatctaCAATATGAAACTTCAAGTCCCACTGTACAATTAAAAATTCCTCAGCTAAGAATAAGTTCTGTGTCCAAACCACAGTCTGATACTGCTGGTCTTCTGGATGTTATGTACCACGTTTCTAAAACCTCCTCAGTCTTAGAAGGATCAGCTCttcaaaaattgaaaaatatccTCCCTAAACAGAACAAAATTGAATGTTCTGGACCTGTAACTCACTCAAGTGTTGAATCCTACTTTCTGCATGGGGACCTCTCTCCTTTGTGTCTTAATGCTAAGAATGGGACAGTAGATGGAAcctcagaaaatacagaagataGTTTGGATCGTAAAGATAATAAGCAACCAAGGAAAAAACGTGGCCGCTATCGGCAGTATGACCATGAAATAATGGAAGAAGCAATTGCAATGGTAATGAGTGGGAAAATGAGTGTTTCCAAAGCACAAGGAATTTATGGGGTACCTCACAGCACTTTAGAATATAAAGTAAAAGAAAGATCTGGAACATTGAAGACTCCACCGAAGAAGAAACTCCGTTTACCAGATACTGGCTTATTTAATATGACAGATTCAGGGACTGGCAGCTGCAAAAACAGTAGCAAGCCTGTGTAG